In one Bryobacteraceae bacterium genomic region, the following are encoded:
- a CDS encoding PRTRC system ThiF family protein yields MHMVSPELLRRPVRVLLIGCGGSGSAIASGLPYLHQAMLVAGHPGGLHVTVMDGDIISATNCVRQPFCSAEIGLAKAVVMVSRLNLFWGLNWTAVNEHLDSQTDASNFDIVIGCVDTRAARQLIASKVQGWRSRVAYWLDLGNAADSGQLVLGQPLNGRNRRSTQRLRTVAELFPEIVEVSLDDDSAPSCSAREALERQEPFVNQVLAYHALALLTQLFRYGRIEHHGAFVSVRENRVHPIAINPDLWRRMRRRGRRLTLVWAA; encoded by the coding sequence ATGCACATGGTTTCTCCTGAGCTGCTGCGGCGCCCCGTGCGCGTGCTGCTCATCGGTTGCGGAGGCTCCGGTTCGGCCATTGCCAGCGGCCTGCCGTATCTCCACCAGGCGATGCTCGTCGCCGGTCACCCGGGCGGGCTGCACGTGACGGTCATGGATGGCGACATCATCTCGGCAACGAACTGCGTCCGCCAGCCTTTCTGTTCCGCGGAAATCGGCCTCGCCAAGGCAGTTGTGATGGTGAGTCGCCTGAATCTGTTCTGGGGTCTGAACTGGACAGCCGTCAACGAGCACTTGGACTCGCAGACGGACGCCTCCAACTTCGATATCGTGATTGGCTGCGTGGACACGCGTGCGGCCCGGCAGCTAATCGCGAGCAAGGTCCAGGGGTGGCGGAGCAGAGTGGCCTACTGGCTCGACCTAGGGAACGCAGCAGACAGTGGCCAGCTTGTACTTGGCCAACCTCTGAACGGTCGTAATCGACGATCTACTCAAAGGCTTCGCACTGTGGCGGAGCTGTTCCCGGAGATCGTCGAGGTGTCCCTGGATGACGACAGCGCTCCGAGTTGCAGCGCACGCGAAGCACTGGAGCGTCAGGAACCATTCGTGAACCAAGTGCTGGCCTACCATGCGCTCGCACTGCTGACGCAACTGTTCCGGTACGGCCGCATCGAGCATCACGGCGCCTTCGTGAGCGTTCGCGAAAACCGGGTCCACCCGATTGCGATTAATCCCGATCTCTGGCGCCGGATGCGTCGGCGGGGACGGCGATTGACGCTCGTCTGGGCTGCCTAG
- a CDS encoding PRTRC system protein B — protein sequence MDAHVDIGGSEVLALKGALLLYQGRSRGFVTWHEVRQGSTDGAPFLGEAQELTTEFVHHLAQGLGTRVPTEILPESVLVRTAETIVWWTPAMVRTMFFAAHDADAHKLSGKRFPQPPLVWKVRGKDLWVRALPENHRPVARTALMVAPYWNVDGETAWTCQGSMRSPDDLSVETTCLWEQGFFQSEFTHHTGTRRLTNHPAGFLGLWRSLTKGGRTFPMKYLTPAKESLQEFVARS from the coding sequence ATGGATGCGCACGTGGACATTGGGGGCAGCGAAGTTCTGGCTCTGAAGGGCGCCTTGCTCCTTTACCAGGGCAGGAGCCGTGGCTTCGTCACTTGGCATGAGGTTCGGCAGGGCTCGACGGACGGAGCGCCATTTCTCGGCGAAGCTCAGGAACTGACTACCGAATTCGTTCATCATCTCGCCCAGGGTCTGGGAACGCGGGTGCCCACGGAAATTCTTCCGGAGAGCGTTCTGGTGCGGACGGCTGAAACGATCGTCTGGTGGACGCCTGCAATGGTCCGCACCATGTTCTTTGCGGCCCACGATGCGGACGCCCACAAGCTGAGCGGCAAGCGGTTTCCCCAACCTCCGCTGGTTTGGAAGGTGAGGGGAAAAGACCTGTGGGTCCGTGCACTGCCGGAAAACCATCGGCCGGTCGCGCGGACGGCACTGATGGTCGCCCCCTACTGGAACGTGGACGGGGAGACCGCGTGGACTTGCCAGGGCAGCATGCGCTCGCCCGACGATTTGTCCGTTGAAACGACATGCCTCTGGGAACAGGGTTTTTTCCAGAGCGAGTTCACCCATCACACGGGAACGCGCCGACTGACGAACCATCCAGCCGGATTCCTTGGGCTATGGCGCAGTCTGACGAAAGGTGGGCGGACGTTCCCGATGAAGTATTTGACGCCCGCGAAGGAATCGCTTCAGGAGTTCGTTGCAAGGAGCTAA
- a CDS encoding PRTRC system protein C — MALTVSKMTRIFQFQGVRLPDPNPAMPVDEVKALYAAQYPELATAVVNGPEAVGDKMRYTFDRAIGSKG, encoded by the coding sequence ATGGCACTCACCGTCTCGAAAATGACCAGAATTTTCCAGTTTCAAGGCGTTCGCCTCCCGGATCCGAACCCCGCCATGCCAGTCGACGAAGTGAAGGCGCTCTACGCAGCTCAGTATCCCGAACTGGCGACGGCGGTCGTAAACGGCCCCGAAGCGGTCGGCGACAAGATGCGGTACACCTTCGACCGGGCGATCGGCAGCAAAGGATAG
- a CDS encoding PRTRC system protein E gives MTPTGTSQSGLFTQLQPLLAHRALLITVSKLEGDQLQVNICPRQLKDGENSALTIPLCVTGTAAELDADLVPQVAGFVASQVGLNTNLAAIEKEIAEAEKAAREEAKKKHKAVGNGGKKATESAATTQPSTAPKAEPAAPQTLSLFDQQSQPDASKPVEADQQTAANPQ, from the coding sequence ATGACACCAACCGGAACATCCCAATCAGGACTGTTCACCCAGCTTCAGCCTCTCCTGGCCCACCGTGCACTGCTCATCACAGTTTCGAAGCTTGAGGGCGACCAGCTTCAGGTCAACATTTGTCCACGACAGTTGAAGGACGGCGAGAATTCGGCGCTCACGATCCCACTGTGTGTGACCGGAACCGCTGCTGAGCTTGACGCGGACCTGGTGCCTCAAGTCGCCGGTTTCGTTGCTTCTCAGGTCGGACTGAATACGAACCTTGCGGCGATCGAGAAGGAGATCGCCGAGGCCGAGAAGGCCGCTCGGGAAGAGGCCAAGAAGAAGCATAAGGCCGTCGGCAACGGTGGCAAGAAGGCCACCGAGAGCGCGGCGACGACTCAGCCCTCGACGGCCCCGAAAGCCGAGCCGGCTGCGCCTCAGACGCTCAGCTTATTCGACCAGCAGTCGCAGCCTGATGCGAGCAAGCCGGTAGAAGCGGATCAGCAGACCGCCGCCAATCCACAATAA
- a CDS encoding single-stranded DNA-binding protein: MSGVNQITIVGNVGSAPELSYGQNNVPFCRFSVAVNEQWKTDGEKRERVTWFPVIVFNGLAENCANFIERGRLLAVQGRVQTREYEDREGTKHQVMQVVADRVTFLGAAKREEREDQRPSPGKPRGEARQEDSQDVPF; encoded by the coding sequence GTGAGTGGAGTCAATCAAATCACAATCGTCGGAAATGTCGGATCGGCGCCGGAACTCAGCTACGGGCAGAACAACGTCCCGTTCTGCCGATTCTCTGTCGCCGTCAACGAGCAATGGAAGACCGATGGGGAAAAGCGCGAGAGGGTGACCTGGTTTCCGGTGATCGTCTTCAACGGTCTCGCGGAGAATTGTGCCAACTTCATCGAGCGCGGCAGGCTCTTGGCTGTCCAGGGCCGCGTGCAGACCCGCGAATACGAGGATCGGGAGGGAACCAAGCATCAGGTGATGCAGGTGGTCGCGGACAGGGTCACCTTCCTCGGCGCGGCGAAGCGCGAGGAGCGGGAGGATCAGCGGCCGTCTCCGGGCAAGCCGCGCGGCGAAGCTCGTCAGGAGGATTCCCAGGACGTACCGTTCTGA
- a CDS encoding DUF3150 domain-containing protein — translation MATQAQLFSLPLTQPVSAATEGGVTPLIPGGNGGGMPVAVDVTDPGVDLARKTVCIKVRLSTMGNTRKVSTSHIEADADKDLLRVSKHLVDSAELKAIGRFDGEIRRFLYNICLPFEIGIHLLPITALETVEHRLRQFAEDRKQLVGAFIAAYPSLCQDAAKRLRGLYNPADYPPVEDVAKEFGFSWQYVSFGVPDQLKGISREVWEQEREKAAQRMAEASAEIQQVLRESMAKLVQHMADRLKEGQDGKPLRFKETTVSNLVEFLTNFEFRNVTDDSELQTLVAHARQLLQGVSADDLRATGDLRAKVQQGMADIAAQLDTMMAKTGGRRFRFDEEEV, via the coding sequence ATGGCGACTCAAGCACAACTATTCTCATTGCCGTTGACACAGCCGGTGTCGGCGGCGACGGAAGGCGGCGTCACCCCGCTGATCCCCGGCGGCAATGGCGGCGGTATGCCCGTCGCGGTTGACGTCACTGACCCCGGCGTGGACCTGGCGAGGAAGACCGTTTGCATCAAGGTTCGGTTGTCCACGATGGGCAACACGCGAAAGGTCTCGACCTCGCACATCGAGGCGGACGCCGACAAGGATCTCCTTCGAGTGTCGAAGCACCTGGTCGATTCGGCGGAGTTGAAAGCGATAGGCCGGTTCGATGGCGAAATCCGGCGGTTCTTATACAACATCTGCCTTCCGTTCGAGATCGGGATCCATCTCTTACCGATCACCGCCCTCGAAACGGTGGAGCACCGGCTCCGGCAGTTCGCCGAAGACCGAAAGCAGTTGGTCGGCGCGTTCATCGCTGCCTACCCAAGCCTCTGTCAGGATGCGGCGAAGCGGCTCCGCGGTCTGTACAACCCCGCCGACTACCCGCCGGTCGAGGATGTGGCGAAGGAGTTCGGTTTCTCGTGGCAGTACGTCAGCTTCGGCGTGCCGGACCAGCTCAAGGGCATCTCGCGTGAGGTCTGGGAGCAGGAGCGCGAGAAGGCCGCGCAACGCATGGCGGAAGCTTCTGCCGAAATCCAGCAGGTGCTCCGGGAGTCAATGGCGAAGCTTGTCCAGCACATGGCCGACCGGCTCAAAGAGGGACAGGACGGCAAGCCGCTACGCTTCAAGGAGACGACGGTTTCGAACCTGGTGGAATTCCTCACGAACTTTGAGTTCCGCAACGTCACCGACGACAGCGAACTTCAGACCTTGGTTGCGCACGCGCGGCAACTCCTCCAAGGCGTCAGCGCCGATGACCTGCGGGCAACCGGGGACCTTCGCGCGAAGGTTCAACAGGGCATGGCGGACATCGCCGCTCAGCTCGACACGATGATGGCGAAGACCGGCGGCCGGAGGTTCCGCTTCGACGAGGAGGAGGTATGA
- a CDS encoding 4Fe-4S single cluster domain-containing protein, translating into MLIHAIVPGNRVNGPGFRAVVYFQGCTMGCRLCWNPETHPFSGEERSIDETVSAIVLPADEERPFEGVTFSGGEPMQQAEDLLALIKSIRCRQPALSFGMYSGYSEQELSSGRYWCRTELPQVARQELWYSIRQHLDFAVLGRYVAERPSARPLRTSANQKLKLFSDRYSEQDFEPQEIEVHIAESGLVQVTGFPVAGTPV; encoded by the coding sequence ATGTTGATCCACGCTATCGTGCCCGGCAATCGAGTCAACGGACCAGGTTTTCGGGCAGTAGTTTATTTCCAAGGCTGTACGATGGGCTGCCGCCTTTGTTGGAACCCAGAAACGCATCCCTTTTCAGGTGAGGAACGCTCAATTGATGAAACTGTCAGCGCCATTGTTCTCCCTGCAGATGAGGAGCGCCCGTTTGAAGGAGTCACGTTTTCCGGCGGCGAACCGATGCAGCAAGCCGAAGACCTTCTGGCGCTGATTAAGTCTATCCGCTGTCGGCAGCCGGCACTGAGCTTCGGCATGTACTCGGGTTATTCGGAACAGGAACTGAGTAGCGGCCGGTACTGGTGCAGAACGGAACTGCCGCAAGTGGCACGCCAGGAGCTTTGGTACAGCATCCGGCAACATCTCGATTTCGCGGTCCTCGGACGATACGTCGCAGAGCGGCCTAGCGCACGTCCGCTTCGGACGAGTGCAAACCAGAAGCTGAAGCTCTTCTCCGATCGCTACAGCGAGCAGGACTTCGAGCCGCAGGAGATCGAGGTCCACATCGCCGAAAGCGGGCTTGTTCAGGTAACCGGGTTTCCGGTCGCAGGCACTCCAGTCTGA
- a CDS encoding DUF1257 domain-containing protein has translation MSKYIELRTKLTEEQYLVEALRELGYTPDVCREGTPLVGYMGDERAERAQIVIRRQQLDSASNDIGFARDGSGVYQAIISEYDRGIGFDDSWLGRVAQTYKERQTMAVAKAKGYVFKGREVVNTPQGKKIQLRFAVR, from the coding sequence ATGAGCAAGTACATAGAGCTGCGTACGAAGTTAACTGAGGAGCAGTACCTCGTGGAGGCGCTGCGGGAACTCGGCTACACGCCCGATGTGTGCCGCGAAGGCACACCGCTCGTCGGGTACATGGGCGACGAACGAGCTGAGCGGGCGCAAATCGTGATCCGCCGCCAGCAGTTGGATTCGGCGTCGAACGACATCGGTTTCGCGCGCGACGGAAGCGGTGTCTACCAGGCGATCATCAGCGAGTACGACCGCGGGATCGGATTCGACGATTCCTGGCTCGGACGTGTCGCCCAGACCTACAAAGAGCGCCAGACCATGGCCGTCGCCAAGGCCAAGGGCTACGTGTTCAAGGGCAGAGAGGTCGTGAACACACCCCAGGGGAAGAAGATTCAACTGCGCTTCGCGGTCCGATGA
- a CDS encoding CPBP family intramembrane glutamic endopeptidase, which produces MLESAEKDTQMIGVAITAALFAFFWALRDKVNTMGLEYVHWKRSPPVWMVRAVVIGVAVAAATAWLFRGYSMGQQPAFAEIWIAVTWGPLIEEVIFRGYIFSFAHMILSRWMRRPGWLIVIGIAALFALSHLIKSGITPVQVVSVFVTGTLYGWLRLGSGSTVPAVTSHISYNSVIYLAAAYLRQNG; this is translated from the coding sequence ATGCTGGAATCGGCCGAGAAGGACACCCAGATGATCGGCGTGGCGATTACCGCGGCACTCTTCGCGTTCTTTTGGGCGCTGAGAGACAAGGTCAACACCATGGGGCTCGAGTACGTCCACTGGAAACGTTCGCCTCCTGTGTGGATGGTGCGCGCTGTCGTGATTGGCGTAGCGGTCGCCGCAGCGACCGCCTGGTTGTTCCGAGGCTACAGCATGGGCCAGCAACCGGCCTTCGCCGAGATCTGGATCGCAGTAACGTGGGGACCGCTGATCGAAGAGGTCATCTTTCGCGGATACATCTTCTCGTTTGCCCACATGATCCTCAGCCGCTGGATGCGACGGCCCGGATGGCTGATCGTTATTGGGATTGCCGCACTCTTCGCGCTCAGCCATCTCATCAAGAGCGGAATCACTCCAGTCCAAGTCGTTTCGGTGTTCGTGACGGGCACGCTTTACGGCTGGCTTCGCCTTGGCAGCGGATCGACAGTGCCTGCTGTCACCTCTCACATTTCCTATAACAGCGTCATCTACCTCGCGGCCGCTTACCTCCGGCAGAACGGATAG
- a CDS encoding siphovirus Gp157 family protein produces the protein MDGEVCVMAAVVSMAPVHAESIFDVGDRLAGLLEEAKHEATGNHVPEEMLARLADVVEALRSRVSRKPERDPRSLFDLDERLIDLMDRAEEAAEAGEIPQDLLQEINDYLEAFRTKVDRIAGYWRWQESVARICGEEAERLAARKKAAEGRLSRLKEMLLAFMMARGLKKLEGEKCAIGMQANGMASLVIDDPSQIGERFFESSLRFTKTELQEIAYQLAEGELRRRLESALSGSEWEINGSAVRFAITNNSLVSGARLVKGHHVRLR, from the coding sequence ATGGACGGGGAGGTGTGTGTCATGGCAGCAGTGGTGTCGATGGCGCCAGTTCATGCCGAGTCGATCTTCGACGTTGGAGATCGGCTCGCCGGGCTGCTGGAAGAGGCGAAGCACGAAGCGACCGGCAATCATGTGCCCGAGGAGATGCTCGCACGGCTTGCTGACGTGGTCGAGGCACTCCGCTCGCGGGTCTCACGAAAGCCTGAGCGCGACCCGCGGTCACTCTTCGACCTGGACGAACGGCTGATCGACCTAATGGACCGCGCTGAAGAAGCGGCCGAAGCCGGGGAAATACCGCAAGACTTGCTTCAGGAGATCAACGACTACCTCGAAGCGTTCCGCACGAAGGTTGACCGAATCGCCGGGTACTGGCGTTGGCAGGAGTCGGTCGCACGGATCTGCGGCGAAGAAGCGGAGCGGCTGGCCGCGCGCAAGAAGGCGGCTGAGGGACGGTTGAGCCGATTGAAGGAGATGTTGCTGGCCTTTATGATGGCGCGCGGCCTGAAGAAACTGGAAGGCGAGAAGTGCGCGATCGGGATGCAGGCAAATGGAATGGCATCGCTCGTGATCGACGATCCCTCACAGATCGGCGAGCGATTCTTCGAGAGCAGCCTCCGTTTTACGAAGACCGAGCTCCAGGAGATCGCCTATCAGTTGGCGGAGGGAGAATTGCGGCGGCGGCTGGAGAGCGCGCTTTCAGGGAGCGAATGGGAAATCAACGGCTCCGCTGTACGGTTCGCGATAACCAACAACTCGCTGGTCTCCGGCGCAAGACTGGTAAAGGGTCATCACGTGCGGCTTCGCTAG
- a CDS encoding helicase-related protein — protein sequence MAPIEFIGRYLDGFFDYGIADEVHELKGETAQGNALGTLASACDRTVILTGTLLGGYADELFNILYRLDPRTMREDGFDHGEGGLRQFAEAYGVLEKVTTIEASENSCSKAKVSTTVKRRPGASPLLFGKYLMNMAAFVSLEDISDALPPYAEEVLSVEMDPELMKAYSGLEDDIRAALREHHGNASVISTAMNALLLYPDRPFGLGTLYGFCTNESGERERFVIADPPDLDEQHIYAKERRLVEEIRQELGQGRKVQVFAVYTQKRDVTRRLQSLLCKEGIRAEVLTADTPPEQRESWYERQIRSGMQVCICHPKLVQTGLDLLEFPTILFYETGYSTYVLRQASRRSWRIGQKRPVRVGFLTYAGTAQESCLRLMGKKLLVSLAMEGKLQAEGLQSMDEDDDMLTAMARELVTQQGVGEQAAEVWKALTKIRETAVGMSEAADSPAATTVGIPTAPDEPKPWIPSDGPAVQLSLF from the coding sequence ATGGCGCCGATCGAGTTCATCGGGCGCTACCTCGACGGATTCTTTGACTACGGGATCGCCGATGAGGTGCACGAACTGAAGGGCGAAACCGCGCAAGGGAACGCGCTCGGCACTTTGGCTTCCGCGTGCGACCGGACGGTAATTCTCACGGGCACGCTGTTGGGCGGATATGCTGACGAACTCTTCAACATCCTGTATCGGCTCGATCCGCGCACGATGCGCGAGGACGGCTTCGACCACGGGGAAGGTGGCCTGCGCCAGTTTGCCGAAGCCTATGGCGTCCTGGAGAAGGTCACCACGATCGAGGCATCGGAAAACTCCTGCTCGAAGGCGAAGGTTTCAACGACCGTGAAGCGCCGGCCGGGTGCCTCGCCGCTGTTGTTCGGCAAGTACCTAATGAACATGGCGGCATTCGTGTCGCTGGAGGACATTTCGGACGCGTTGCCGCCGTACGCGGAAGAAGTGCTGTCAGTCGAAATGGACCCGGAGTTGATGAAGGCTTACAGCGGGCTCGAAGACGACATTCGTGCCGCGCTTCGTGAACACCACGGAAACGCGTCCGTCATCAGCACGGCGATGAACGCTCTCCTGCTGTATCCGGACCGGCCTTTCGGACTGGGCACGCTCTACGGATTCTGCACAAACGAATCCGGCGAGCGGGAGCGCTTCGTAATCGCGGACCCGCCCGATTTGGACGAACAGCATATCTACGCGAAGGAACGCCGTCTGGTCGAAGAGATCCGGCAGGAACTCGGGCAAGGCCGCAAGGTTCAGGTGTTCGCCGTCTACACGCAGAAACGGGACGTGACGAGGCGGTTGCAATCGCTCCTCTGCAAGGAAGGAATTCGCGCCGAGGTCTTGACCGCCGACACACCGCCGGAACAGCGAGAAAGCTGGTATGAACGCCAGATTCGAAGCGGAATGCAGGTTTGCATTTGCCATCCGAAGCTCGTACAGACTGGCCTCGATCTCTTGGAATTCCCGACCATCCTCTTCTATGAAACCGGCTATTCCACCTATGTGCTGCGACAGGCGAGCCGGCGAAGCTGGCGTATCGGCCAGAAGCGCCCTGTACGGGTTGGATTCCTGACTTACGCCGGCACCGCACAAGAGAGCTGTCTTCGTTTGATGGGGAAGAAGCTGTTGGTCTCGCTCGCCATGGAGGGAAAGCTCCAGGCCGAGGGCTTGCAGAGCATGGATGAAGACGACGACATGCTGACGGCGATGGCACGCGAGTTGGTGACCCAGCAGGGCGTCGGCGAGCAAGCCGCTGAGGTCTGGAAGGCATTGACCAAGATCAGAGAGACGGCAGTAGGCATGTCGGAGGCTGCGGATTCTCCAGCCGCCACTACGGTCGGAATTCCAACCGCGCCGGATGAGCCGAAGCCGTGGATTCCCTCGGACGGCCCTGCTGTCCAGCTCTCACTCTTCTGA
- a CDS encoding PDDEXK nuclease domain-containing protein yields MPPPLSKSSEYQSLLANLKQRIQQAQVRAGLAVNRELVLLYWSIGREILSKQQAQGWGAKVIDSLAGDLRRSFPDLHGLSPRNLKYMRAFAEAWPDEAIVQQLVAQIPWGHNVRLLDHVKSPEERHWYVQQTIANGWSRNILLLQIESGLYRRQGKALTNFARALPEPQSDLAQQILKDPYNFDFLTLSSEAKERDLERDLLDHIRQFLLELGVGFAFVGSQYPLEIAGQDFRLDLLFYHLRLRAFIVLEIKATTFKPEYAGKMNFYLSAVDDLLRHPSDQPSIGLILCKSKDQIIVEYALRDTAKPMGIAEFRLFEKLPENLKKSLPSIEDLEAELVAAPEPDDQSSDSSSESGT; encoded by the coding sequence ATGCCACCGCCTCTCTCCAAATCGTCCGAGTACCAGTCGTTGCTGGCCAACCTGAAACAGCGCATCCAGCAGGCGCAGGTCCGGGCGGGACTGGCCGTCAACCGGGAGTTGGTTCTGCTCTACTGGTCGATCGGGCGCGAGATCCTGTCCAAACAGCAAGCGCAGGGCTGGGGTGCCAAGGTGATCGACTCGCTGGCAGGAGATCTCCGCCGCTCCTTCCCCGACCTGCATGGGCTATCCCCTAGAAATCTCAAATACATGCGGGCATTCGCAGAAGCGTGGCCGGACGAGGCAATTGTGCAACAGCTTGTTGCACAAATTCCTTGGGGCCATAACGTCAGGCTCCTGGACCATGTGAAATCACCCGAAGAGCGCCACTGGTATGTTCAACAGACGATCGCGAACGGCTGGAGCCGGAACATCCTGTTGTTGCAGATTGAGAGTGGGCTCTATCGGCGCCAAGGTAAGGCGCTGACTAACTTTGCACGTGCGTTGCCGGAGCCGCAGTCCGACCTCGCCCAGCAGATCCTGAAGGACCCGTACAACTTCGATTTCCTCACACTTTCGTCCGAGGCGAAGGAACGCGACCTGGAACGAGACCTGCTTGACCACATCCGCCAGTTCCTGTTGGAACTAGGGGTTGGCTTCGCTTTCGTTGGAAGCCAATACCCGCTCGAGATCGCTGGACAGGACTTTCGTCTCGATTTGCTGTTCTACCACCTTCGACTAAGAGCTTTCATAGTGCTTGAAATAAAGGCCACGACCTTCAAACCCGAGTATGCCGGGAAGATGAACTTCTATCTATCGGCTGTGGATGACCTCCTGAGGCATCCCTCTGATCAGCCGAGCATCGGTCTGATTCTCTGCAAGTCCAAGGATCAGATCATCGTGGAATATGCTCTCCGCGACACGGCCAAGCCGATGGGCATCGCTGAGTTCCGGTTGTTCGAGAAACTCCCCGAAAACCTCAAGAAGAGCCTACCCAGCATTGAGGATTTGGAGGCTGAGCTCGTTGCTGCGCCGGAACCGGACGATCAGTCCAGCGACAGCTCTTCCGAGTCAGGAACCTGA
- a CDS encoding DUF6094 domain-containing protein, producing MRTQARLKLGYYPLAQAEAVRIRKHLQFSADPMSVLDPCAGTGAALRALTEGSATRQYGVELDAYRAEEARKVLDEVIQGNAFDVHAPVESFSMVYLNPPYDFEVGEGKNQRMERLFLEHVGRWVRPGGVLVMVVPFDRVYDCRAVLTPQFKDKAIYRLTEPEAVAYKQAVVFGVRRTRQERDRMNDHAVNQGNWKLNELTRRYEQIPALSDPPERTYTIPPGPPAHLEYRGLPLDTIEDLLDSSPAWRQAQRITHAPKTEFSGRPLTPLHKGHVGLLCTSGLLNGVFGAGSERHVAHWESVKVVDRVEEDGDDGNTTVIREKERFSQRLTLLYQDGRIALLSEQPRNASSKDGKDEECSSADGEADVRPADAGHDHERFCSPAPPGC from the coding sequence GTGCGAACTCAGGCGCGTTTGAAACTCGGCTACTACCCGCTGGCACAGGCCGAAGCGGTTCGGATTCGCAAGCATCTGCAATTCTCGGCCGATCCCATGAGCGTTCTCGACCCGTGCGCCGGTACGGGCGCCGCGCTCCGCGCCTTGACGGAGGGATCGGCGACGAGACAGTACGGTGTCGAGCTCGACGCGTATCGTGCGGAAGAGGCGCGCAAGGTTTTGGACGAAGTGATACAGGGCAACGCCTTTGACGTGCACGCACCCGTCGAGTCCTTCTCGATGGTGTACCTCAACCCGCCGTACGACTTCGAAGTCGGCGAGGGCAAGAACCAGCGCATGGAGCGCCTGTTCTTAGAGCACGTGGGGCGGTGGGTTCGGCCCGGTGGAGTCCTGGTGATGGTAGTGCCCTTCGATCGCGTCTACGATTGTCGTGCCGTCCTTACGCCACAGTTCAAGGACAAGGCGATCTACCGGCTCACGGAACCCGAGGCCGTAGCGTACAAGCAAGCGGTTGTGTTCGGTGTCCGCCGAACTCGGCAAGAACGTGACCGGATGAACGACCACGCCGTGAATCAGGGCAACTGGAAGCTTAACGAACTGACGCGGCGCTATGAGCAGATCCCGGCGCTCTCCGATCCGCCGGAGCGGACTTACACTATTCCACCCGGTCCACCCGCACACCTTGAGTACCGTGGCTTGCCGCTCGATACGATAGAGGATTTGCTGGACTCATCGCCCGCCTGGCGGCAGGCTCAGCGAATCACACACGCGCCAAAGACCGAGTTTTCCGGTCGCCCGCTGACTCCCCTTCACAAAGGACACGTCGGGCTCCTCTGCACGAGCGGCCTGCTGAATGGCGTGTTCGGTGCAGGTTCGGAGCGGCATGTCGCCCACTGGGAGAGCGTGAAGGTCGTGGATCGAGTCGAGGAAGACGGCGACGACGGCAATACAACCGTGATCCGGGAGAAGGAACGCTTCTCCCAGCGGCTCACCCTGCTTTACCAGGACGGCCGGATCGCGTTGCTGTCAGAGCAGCCGCGGAACGCCTCGTCGAAGGATGGGAAGGATGAAGAATGCTCATCTGCGGATGGGGAAGCTGACGTTCGTCCGGCAGACGCGGGACACGATCACGAACGTTTCTGTTCACCTGCACCGCCTGGTTGCTGA